The genomic window GTCCGTTTCCTCCTGCGCTGCGTTGACCCGCGAGAGCCCACGGGCATAGACTGCCTCTTACGGAAAACCCTCGTCAGGAAAAGGTCGTATGGCCGGCCTGCATCCGCGAACTCCGGGCCTGACGGTCGCCCTTGCGCTGTGTCTTTTCCTCTGCGCCTGCGCATCGCCGGAGCGCAATGCCGACCAGACCACGCAGCAGACAACCTCTGCGCCCGCTGCCCCGAAGCGGATTGTCGCGGCGATCATGGGTGAGCCGACAACGCTGAGTCAGAAGCTGAACGCGGCCGGTGCCGGGTCGATCCCCGGCACCGATGCGCTTGAACAGCTCGTCAACGCGGGCCTTTCGCTCGTGGATGGGCGAGGCGCTCT from Chloroflexota bacterium includes these protein-coding regions:
- a CDS encoding ABC transporter substrate-binding protein; this encodes MAGLHPRTPGLTVALALCLFLCACASPERNADQTTQQTTSAPAAPKRIVAAIMGEPTTLSQKLNAAGAGSIPGTDALEQLVNAGLSLVDGRGALRPQLAEAVPTVENGLWTVHPDGRMDTTWHIRPGAQWHDGVPVTSADVVFTLTVGRDRDLAAFRDI